One genomic segment of Panulirus ornatus isolate Po-2019 chromosome 3, ASM3632096v1, whole genome shotgun sequence includes these proteins:
- the LOC139759443 gene encoding mitogen-activated protein kinase kinase kinase 7-like — MITLHREDVASLSAQALEILGTGGNGTAYLVPWEDGVAVLKVSHKPVSRSMMKEAKYMTYLKGAGGVPRLYATCKNPTSIVMTFLGRLTLQDFLTDKDPTCGYDLLQLGLLVGERLQEMHKKGIIHNDLKTNNVIVGGSPREPEVSIIDLGLACFKHSNLRLTDTPGKFLWMAPEVRRGRPSTRSSDVYSYAYLLRQIFKEVFRSRRSRLATTVAEALSVHPGDRPTLREILKRLRYTVKKRLAARKRKVLKAKKPVMKRKPKPSPPTPVPVEAQPIKHTPHLPAKPVRRHHNTPVEDPVVPQPSVPLQPSGVQQERPAVVKVAIKYSQLRTLVNGMCEVDDLPRRYGGDFHTLIQAFQATHPNMIVRHFDLELTDG, encoded by the coding sequence ATGATCACACTTCACCGTGAAGAcgtggcctctctctctgcccaagCTCTGGAGATCCTGGGTACTGGGGGGAACGGGACAGCTTACCTTGTGCCATGGGAGGATGGAGTTGCCGTGCTGAAGGTCTCCCACAAACCTGTCTCCCGCTCGATGATGAAGGAGGCCAAATATATGACTTACCTCAAAGGAGCAGGAGGTGTCCCCAGGCTCTATGCCACTTGCAAAAACCCAACATCCATCGTCATGACCTTCCTGGGCCGACTGACTCTCCAAGACTTCTTGACCGACAAAGATCCTACCTGTGGCTACGACCTCCTGCAGCTTGGCCTCTTGGTTGGCGAGAGACTGCAGGAGATGCACAAGAAAGGTATAATACACAATGACCTTAAGACTAATAACGTGATTGTGGGAGGCAGCCCTCGGGAACCCGAAGTCAGCATCATCGATCTCGGGTTGGCTTGTTTCAAACACTCCAACCTGCGCCTCACCGACACTCCCGGTAAATTCCTATGGATGGCACCCGAGGTCAGACGCGGCCGACCTAGCACCAGGTCATCTGACGTCTACTCATATGCCTACCTTCTGCGTCAGATTTTCAAAGAAGTTTTCCGGAGTCGCCGCTCACGCTTGGCCACTACTGTAGCAGAGGCCCTTTCTGTGCATCCCGGTGATCGACCCACCTTGAGGGAAATTCTCAAACGCTTGCGGTACACCGTAAAAAAGCGCTTAGCAGCACGAAAAAGGAAGGTTCTCAAGGCCAAGAAACCTGTGATGAAGAGAAAgccaaaaccatcaccaccaacaccagtcccCGTTGAAGCTCAACCCATCAAACACACTCCTCACCTGCCTGCCAAACCAGTTCGtcgtcaccacaacacacctgtggAGGATCCTGTTGTACCTCAACCCAGCGTGCCCCTCCAACCCTCGGGAGTCCAGCAAGAGCGTCCAGCTGTCGTGAAGGTGGCCATCAAGTATTCTCAGCTGCGAACACTAGTGAATGGAATGTGCGAAGTGGACGATCTGCCTCGCCGTTATGGAGGTGACTTCCACACACTGATCCAGGCGTTCCAGgccacacatcccaacatgatAGTTCGTCACTTTGACCTCGAACTGACTGATGGCTGA